Within Anopheles nili chromosome 3, idAnoNiliSN_F5_01, whole genome shotgun sequence, the genomic segment CGGAGGAAGCATACATTGCCGATTTGGACGCGAAGAGCGGTGCTTCGCTGAAGCTAACGATCTTGAACCGCAACGGTCGCATCTGGACAATGGTCGCGGGTGGTGGCGCTAGTGTCATCTACTCCGACACGATCTGCGATCTAGGGGGAGCGAGCGAACTGGCCAACTACGGCGAGTACAGCGGTGCTCCGTCCGAACAGCAAACGTACGAATACGCGAAGACTATTCTCAGTCTGATGACCAGCAGTCCAAAGCACCCGGATGGAAAGGTGTTGATCACCGGTGGAGGCATCGCCAATTTCACTAATGTTGCCGCCACCTTCAGCGGTATCATCACTGCGCTGCGTGACTACCAACAGAAGCTGATCGAGCACAACGTATCTATCTTTGTGCGCCGTGCTGGACCGAATTATCAGGAGGGATTGCGAAAGATGCGCGAAATCGGTAGCAGCCTGGGTAAGTTGTGTGTTGAATTGTCATTGTAGCAGCTTAACTTACCGTTGGGCCAATTTACGTTCTTGCAGGCATTCCGCTGTATGTGTTCGGTCCGGAGACCCACATGACGGCTATCTGTGGCATGGCGCTAGGAAAGAAACCGATTGCCAAAAGCAACAATGTGCATTTCGCAACCGCAAACTTCCTTCTTCCCGGTGGCCAACAGGGAGCCGAATCATTGAAGAAGTCCTCCACTGGCAGTCAGGATGGCGTCAACGGtgagcaaatgtttgcaaatgcGTTTCCTTTACTTTTAGCATCCTTTCCCCGCTGCCACACATTTCCAGCGTCGCGTATGCAAttcatttgtttgccatcATTTGCGATGCTTCGGTTTAATAATTGTGCATAATTTCTTAGTTGTTTCTCCTGCTCGCATCCCATTTAGCGAACGATCCTCTAGCGACTTTAGTACCGATCATTCCACATCTGTTTCATCCGATGCCCTATCCCCCGTGTTTGTTGTACACAAAGAGTCAACTCCTTCTCGCAATAgaatgggtgggttttctaGGCTATTGTTTAGAATATTGCTTCGTGGCACCACCTCTAGCACCTCCAGTGGTGACTTGAAGGATGAAACTGGCCAAGGTGAGGAATTTGCTACAACCTCTCAGTACTGCTACGCGAGTGCTATTTGGAAGGGAAGTGTTCACCACCAAAACgaaagcattttgtttttataaacATTTGTATATCATGGAGCGTATTATTGCACAGTGGTATGTTTGCTTTCTTGTTTCTGTGAAATACAAAGCGACGGTAAAATGGTTAcatttgcaacaacaacaaaatatgaaAGGTGAAGGATGCACGCTTTTGGAATGCGAAATAACATCTTGGCCAGTATTTATTCCactttttgttacaaaaatttTGCTCCTTCGGCTattgcgatgttttttttttgtcgtgacGCCAGCAAAGACTTTTAATATTTCTAAGATCTTTAAAATCTATTGTGTAAACAGTTGTTTTGCCAAACTGTTCAGCATCCTTTTTCACATTAAATACTCAGCAGCGATGTGAAAAAGGATTTCAATTAGGTTTTGGCTAGTGGTAATGGtatgtgttgatttttcctcgctcgtCTGTAGATCAAGTGATGGCTTCGTATATTTCGATTGCAAAACCAGTACACATTCAttgctatatatatatacatgcatATGCATTTAAAATTCACATTTTATCATACTGTATAcctatttattttctttttttcattttcttcctgcacGTCATCATGTGTTATGTGTTTCATTGGTTTATGTTCGCACCATTGCTTGATTCCGACAACTGATCACCTTCCATCCCTGTCTGTCCCTGAATGTTCTGTACCGACTACAATGCGGCGCCGCGCATATCGATCATACTGCCATCAACATACCCCTCattgtgcgtgtacgtgtgtgtgtttatttgtttgtgcgcACGCATGTAGCAGCTAGTAGTAGTGGCATTAGTAAGAAACTTTCTACACCCGCTACTCCTCCGGTAGGCGAAGCTGGTGCAGCACGAACCACTCAGATTGAAATCGGTTCGAACGCGCACCGtcaaatgttttcaaatcGCACCAAGGCGCTCGTTTGGGGCATGCAAACCCGAGCCGTCCAATCGATGTTAGATTTCGACTTCATCTGTAGGTAAGTGTTGGAAAATGCTGTCCTCGTAGGAGTGAAGTTTAAAGAACCTGGGGATTGATCAACCCATTCCTGCTTTCCAGTCGCGATGAACCGTCGGTAGTGGCTATGGTGTATCCATTCACTGGTTACCATAAGCAGAAGTTCTACTGGGGTCATAAGGAGGTGTTGATCCCGGTGTACTCGAAGATGTCGGAAGCGATCAACAAGCACAAGGAAGCGGACGTGTTGGTAAACTTCGCCTCGCTCCGTTCGGCGTACGACAGCTCAGTGGAAGTGTTGGATTACCCGCAGATCCGCACCATCGCGATCATTGCGGAGGGTATTCCGGAAAATTTGACCCGCAAGCTCAACATGGCCGCACGGGCTAAAAACGTGTCGATCATCGGCCCTGCCACGGTCGGTGGCGTTAAGCCAGGCTGCTTCAAGATCGGCAATACAGGCGGCATGCTCGACAACATCATACATTCCAAGTTGTACCGTGCCGGCAGCGTGGCTTACGTGTCCCGCTCGGGTGGCATGTCCAACGAGTTGAACAATATTCTTTCGCTAACGACGGACGGTGTGTACGAAGGCGTTGCGATCGGTGGTGATCGTTATCCGGGCACGACCTTCATGGATCACATTATGCGATATCAAGCTGACCCTGCCGCGAAGATGATCGTCCTGTTGGGTGAGGTAGGCGGCGTTGAAGAATATGAGGTCTGCGAGGCACTGAAGGACGGTCGCATCACGAAGCCGTTGATCGCGTGGTGCATCGGTACATGCGCAGGAATGTTCACGTCCGAGGTGCAGTTTGGACATGCCGGTTCATGTGCCAATTCGGATCGCGAGACCGCTTCGGCCAAGAACAAGGAACTCGCTGCGGCGGGTGCCCACGTGCCGGACTCGTTCGATGCGTTCGGCGATATGATTGGGTCCGTGTATGCCAGTATGGTGAAGGAGGGACACATTGTACCTGCGGAGGAAGTGCCTCCACCAACGGTGCCGATGGATTACTCCTGGGCCCGGGAGTTGGGTTTGATTCGAAAGCCAGCCTCATTCATGACGTCGATCTGTGACGAGAGAGGCCAGGAACTGCTTTACGCTGGCATGCCGATCAGTGACGTGCTGCAGAAGAACGTCGGTATTGGTGGTGTAGTGTCTCTGCTGTGGTTCCAACGCTGTCTGCCACCGTACGTTTGCAAGTTCTTCGAAATGTGCTTGATGGTAACGGCTGATCACGGACCAGCCGTATCTGGAGCGCATAACACgatcgtgtgtgcgcgtgctggCAAGGATCTGGTGTCGTCCGTGGTGAGCGGATTGCTCACGATCGGTGACCGTTTTGGCGGTGCTCTCGATGGTGCAGCTAAGCAGTTTTCCGAAGCATACGACTCGAACCTTCATCCGATGGAATTTGTGAACTCGATGCGTAAGAAGGTATGTACTTGGATCGCCTCAAAtgcctttgtttttttaaaggaaAGGAAAGTTTTATAACATCACTTTGATTTCTATTGACTTTCACAGGGCCAGCTGATCATGGGCATCGGACATCGCGTAAAATCGATCAACAATCCAGACGTCCGAGTAAAGATAATCAAAGAGTTTGTTATGCAGAACTTCCCGGCTTATCCATTGCTTGAGTACGCGCTCGAGGTGGAGAAGATCACCACCAGCAAGAAACCGAACCTGATTCTAAACGTGGATGGAGTTATTGCCACATCATTCGTCGATTTACTCCGCAACTGTGGTTCCTTTACCAGGTATATATGCGCATTAGAAGTACAGCCAGTATAGGGCTTGATTTTCAACCGTCCGAAATCGTTTATTCTTTGCAGTGAGGAAGCTCAAGAGTACATCAACATCGGTGCGATAAATTCTCTGTTTGTGCTGGGACGTAGCATCGGTTTCATCGGACACTACATGGATCAAAAGCGCTTGAAGCAGGGTCTCTACCGTCACCCATGGGACGACATTTCGTACGTTCTTCCAGAGCAGTACAACTAAAGCTCCTGGCTTAGTCAGATTTGACTGCACGGCGAACGGAAGATTACAAAATATGCAAGCACAACAAGAAGTTAGACGAGAAGATCATTTATTTACATCATTCTAGCAGAAGTgacgcaaaaaagcaaacgaaggtTATTGGAGAATGGCATTCCTAATGCTCAACCGGGCTCAATCGATCGTGAGCTAGTGAAACCGAGCGAGTAACCAAACGAGAGATTACACaagcaaaattttttttttacgttgtATGTCagcgaaaaaagcaaatatcAACAACAAGCGCATTGTGCATTGAAAATCGGATTCGGCAttgtgaaaaaagaaaatcaaacaaaacaaacccgcaCGGTAGCTGGTAGttatttcctttccattttcttcctaTTGGTAACTAGTTTAACAAGAatctctttttctttgtggCGTAGTGTAAGATCTTCGGGTTCATAATCATTTGTTTGATCatgctctgtgtgtgtgccggcTAGTTGAGCTATCATTTTTACATTCtcaacaaacaatgcatttaCGCATACGAATAGTTGCTCTGTGTAAAGCATAGCTATATCATAGTACctcgtttttgtttggattttcCGTTTTACGACGGAAAATTTACGAAATCGATTCTCTTGACCATTCTTAAACATTTTCCTATGTTCGCCAATTTCCAAACGTCGCGCTTTGCGTTCCGTATCCTTAATTACGCTGACAAGGaagaaataatataaatatatctatATGTATACATCAGAAGATTCGCGAAATGAAGGTACGATTTATAAAGTCGCGCGAAGCTGAGAGAGCGGCGTTGGAAACAAAGTGAGACTtactttaatttatttcaccgcTTCCTATCGTTTCAAATTTTCTCTTTCCATCTAACGTAGAGCGTTTCTCTTCATTTTTAATGAgtaacttaaaaaaaagagcgtacAAGATAGAAACAATGACGCTATATTCCATGAATATGCTAGAAAAAGTGGCACGAAGTGAGATCAATATGCAATATCAGAGCATAAGGCAACGATTTAAAGCTTATCATTTCTGAACGAATTCgttatcattttcttttttttttcgtgtaaaAGTCTTCATTGCGGTTTCTGTTGCTAATTATAAGTTTATGTGGATATGTTTCTTCTATTTTACTTGAACGGAAAAAAGATACAACAAAGAATAGTGAGAAATTAACACTGGTGtgtcttgttttatttccttccctcATTTGATATTCTCCTTTCCGTTGTATGCAttggtttgctgtttgtttgtgtttttatttatgttttttgaaattgatttcctcTCGACTCACAACTAAATTGAAGTAACTTACAACTATACCAAGATGTTGATGTGTAGTAGACACCAATTGTACGTATAACGGAGGTTACAGGACTTGGGCGCATCGCCGGAAAGCTCGGAAAGAGTTAATTTCCGAAGCGAAACCCTATCGTCCGCTTAGCTCAAAACTGCACTGAGTAGACGTGTGAGAAAACAACGGAAGTGTGCTCTCAGCACTGGATTGGCACTTCTCGTTAAACACTGCACTTGAATTCGGAGCTCGTTGTTGGTAGAAGGCGATGGACAGAGGATGTAAATCGCAAGCATTACTAATGGACTGCACTGCGCACTCGTAGCAAGCACAGCATTTATGAAACGGCATTTGATGTATGATCGAGGGAAACTTCGCAAGGGCTACAGCGCTATTTAAGCGTTATTTGTTAATATAATGCAAAACTGTTTCTACTGTCCATTGAAGCTGATTGGAAATAAACGATGGCTGAATTAAAAGCTATACGGCGAAGTGAATCTCCCCATCCGGAGACCTATTGTGAGCGGTTCGTCGCGgtttaaaaaagaaatgaatttGATCGAAGTTAAACGAATGCATGAGATCGTGAACCATTCGGTGCGTTCGTGAACTTGGAAAActaaaacattaaacaaaaacaaaacagcactgCACTGCACTGTTCCTTCTGCACAAGGCTTATGCTCCGGCGCAAAAGCACCAATATTTCAGCTTGACTGATAGCGAATGgtagaaataaaattgaatgaaaatctaAATCGTATCCTGGTTTAATTGACGACGATTTGTACTGctattgagtgtttttttttttaatttatatttttaaattaaaattccttATCCTTAGATATCCACCATGTAGATTATCTTCTATTGAAAGCATAAGGTTGATCGATGATTGGGGCCGAGGCTGAAGGATCCGCTCACCATCGAGAATCTCCTCTTCATCCAGCTTTTGTATTGGATTTctgaaggtaaaaaaaaaatgttgaaattatGGTTTAATTGTGAAGCATTTTAtgtgcaaataaaattcaaaatcatGATTTAAATTCCTTTATCAAATCACATCATCACTTATTagttggtttcgttttgtgtaATCGTTAaactaatttattgtttctacTTGTTGAAGAGTAGCTACTGTTGATTGTAACCATTCCATCGATTCCAAGAACTAGATGGAGCACCTTAATCAGTAACAAGGATTCAGTACGGGAAGGAGATTAAAAACCATTTCgccaatattttaaaaatattcacgGTGCTAACGGGCGACAAGatatgcatttatttatgcttgGTCAGcttggtttaatttttgcgCACGATGTTGAAGTAAATTATGCTACCCTAAAAAATGTCTGTTAAATAAgcgtgtgagagaaagagagcaatgTCCGCGATTGGTTTGAACATAgtacaattaaaaataaacaattaagTTAGATAGTTTCAATTAAGAAAAACCTTCAAATACATTTTATACAGATCATTAACTTAAGACCGCGTGGTTGTGAATACAATATTAACCCTTAGCTATACATCTCCACCGAATCTAACGCTCATAACGACAATCCTGTTCGGATCAGCAACTGGTCTGCTTCGGAGGAATGCAAATTTTAACCTCGAAGAGTTAAGTTTCAACACCAATCCATTGGGCGCTCTTTGAGGTAGCCAATCAATATATCACTTAGCCTGGGTGAGTGGAATGTAATGTGGACTTTCCACAATTGGAGCTCTTTAAAAACTCAACTATCACGGAGCTTCAAAAACACTACTTGTTGCGATTTCAGCAGCCAACCTATTCTATTAACAAGTGAGGCTCTTGAAACTTTACATACAGTTAGTGCTCACAGTTAAAGAAGCCGTTTCCCGAATTCATAACTACTCTCATCTCGCCCAGTTTTGAGctggtttttttattatgagtCGTGTAGTAAGGAACAACATTATTCAAAGCGATAGAATAGGATAAAGAATAATTTTTGATTAGTACCGATCGACAATTTATAAGTTTTATTGGCTGTCCGTTTATTctttaaacacatttttttatgcctaAATTttacatataaaaaaaatattttatttaaaaatttgtttaataattttcataaaattaaCTTTTGAAATAACGAACGCTAAGAATTTCATCCTAGAAAGCATTTTTAAATAGACCTATTATAGGCGCCAAAACAAGTACTCATTAATAAGAAATGAGTGCAGTTGAGGtcacgttttttttaaccGAATAGTGAATAACGTCCTTTATTGTTCTGGTACAACATTTACAACCTGGATTGATGTACTTCACTTTTCAGAAGATCATTTTGTGCCATAGTTCTGTATCAATTTTTCTCTTACGAATCTTTGTGATAATGTTCTGTTAGTTTCTAAAATTTGATTTACGTCATAGTTGAATCTAGCTACTGGAggcaattaaatttttaatgtgttttaatTCAAGATTAATAAGGACATTTAATTCTCTTTTCAGTTCTGGTCAGTGGTACGCCTGGCAGCATGTTATATCCATCAAAACATATCACAGTATTTAACGAAATTGAACTACATATCCTCTGCAACAACATTTACACCAATACTATCGAACAGAGGTAATATTATCAGCGAACTgcggaacaaaaaaggaactaaAAGTTTGAAAATGGCTTAGCTTGCTAATTGAACTTGCTCGTCAGACGAACAATGTTGCCATAAAATTCCCAATTGCGGAAATAGATAGCTCATCAAATCGCAGGAATAGATCATTGGCAATCGTCAAAGAGAGAATTAATTACACtcattgattttattatccATCAACGGAAGTGTATAATAAAGCCTGTTGATTGGTTATTgtaagattgtttttttttgtgggaacATATGTTCAGCTATATATGTACATAACTTAAGTGCAtcgatttcaaaaatcaaatgcagaaaaaaatataacttCTCGAAGATATATTCATACTAAAGTTGATCATCGTCGTGTCCGAAAGAAATGCATTCGATGCACATGGTGAGATGAAGTCTTGAAGGCAAAACCAGATGCACTTACTTGTGAAGTGTAACTTGACTCATGTTTGTTCagagaaatgcaaaaataaataaccatGTGATGTGCAGTCTCATGGCCCGGACACGGTGTTTCAACGGCTGCACGGCATCGACCGAGCAATGGCGGAAATTGGTGCGTTGATGCTAAAAAATTATATCTTATCCACATGTGCCTGTGTGTGGAACCGCTATTTGAGACTGCACTCGGGGGCTGCAGCATGTATCGACACGCGTGTACATTTTTCTCGATAATGATTCcgctttcttctcgtttttgtCTGCGATCAACGAGAGCGCCCTTTTCCACTAACCTCTGTGCAGATTTCGACTTACATTGTCGTAATGCGAAACCGACCCAGCGAGTACGGTTTACCCAGGCGCTAAAAAGCACTTTCATGTCCACAGCAACAGGTGGGCGACTCAGTCACTCGGAAGAGTAGAACAAAATAACCCACTTgcgttgggttgggtgaaaaAGGCCGCTCTAGCGGCTGCTCTCAGTGAGTGATTtccttgctgttgctgttttattttcctcttgtTGGTCACGCGGCAGGAGACGGCAGCAACATTAAACATGCATTGCACTACGGCTGGAAATGAAGATGTCGTACCACGGGGGAGGTTTTCTTTGCAGATGCACTGCTACAAACCGTTGCCTGACCGTTGACCTCTGCTTGAGATGCGTGTTGTGGGGTTCGTGAAGGAAATGGCCTCTTAATAGGCCCTTTCGAAATTCGGGGTAGGCTCGCAGAGCCGTGCCTTTGTAGCGACTGACATTGACTTACTTTTGGGCGTCTCACGTTTGGCATTGGCATACATTGGCCCCATTGAATATCGCGAATTCTGTAGTTCATTTGTAGTAAACTGATCAGTGTCGAATACATGCACTAAAGCTTAACAATCCTCGTGAGAACAAGCTTTTTTGATACCTCGATAGGCTTCAAAGCTGTTGCTGTTAGACGGTTTAAATTTTTAAGATTCATCGACATTAATTACCGTACCGAAATATTGTAATTTATGCCTAATCAATCCAGCCAGCGCATTAGAAAGAGGCCTGTATACCCCAACGACACTGATCCATTATTAAGTACATCTCTAAG encodes:
- the LOC128726507 gene encoding ATP-citrate synthase — its product is MSAKAIREATGKDIINRQLQGDHGAAKCRFATVSETTQWQQLVQDNPWLETSPLVVKPDQLIKRRGKLGLIAVNKNLTQVKAWVNERMGKDQKVGNATGKLRNFIIEPFVPHKDNEEAYVCIYSHRTADTILFYHQGGVDIGDVDSKALKLEVPVGQDTSLADIEKVLLTEISAPKKRRVANFVYNLYRMYVDLYFTYLEINPLVVTNDSIYILDLAAKVDATADFVCRPKWGEIDYPPPFGRDAFPEEAYIADLDAKSGASLKLTILNRNGRIWTMVAGGGASVIYSDTICDLGGASELANYGEYSGAPSEQQTYEYAKTILSLMTSSPKHPDGKVLITGGGIANFTNVAATFSGIITALRDYQQKLIEHNVSIFVRRAGPNYQEGLRKMREIGSSLGIPLYVFGPETHMTAICGMALGKKPIAKSNNVHFATANFLLPGGQQGAESLKKSSTGSQDGVNAASSSGITGAARTTQIEIGSNAHRQMFSNRTKALVWGMQTRAVQSMLDFDFICSRDEPSVVAMVYPFTGYHKQKFYWGHKEVLIPVYSKMSEAINKHKEADVLVNFASLRSAYDSSVEVLDYPQIRTIAIIAEGIPENLTRKLNMAARAKNVSIIGPATVGGVKPGCFKIGNTGGMLDNIIHSKLYRAGSVAYVSRSGGMSNELNNILSLTTDGVYEGVAIGGDRYPGTTFMDHIMRYQADPAAKMIVLLGEVGGVEEYEVCEALKDGRITKPLIAWCIGTCAGMFTSEVQFGHAGSCANSDRETASAKNKELAAAGAHVPDSFDAFGDMIGSVYASMVKEGHIVPAEEVPPPTVPMDYSWARELGLIRKPASFMTSICDERGQELLYAGMPISDVLQKNVGIGGVVSLLWFQRCLPPYVCKFFEMCLMVTADHGPAVSGAHNTIVCARAGKDLVSSVVSGLLTIGDRFGGALDGAAKQFSEAYDSNLHPMEFVNSMRKKGQLIMGIGHRVKSINNPDVRVKIIKEFVMQNFPAYPLLEYALEVEKITTSKKPNLILNVDGVIATSFVDLLRNCGSFTSEEAQEYINIGAINSLFVLGRSIGFIGHYMDQKRLKQGLYRHPWDDISYVLPEQYN